In Microbulbifer sp. GL-2, the following are encoded in one genomic region:
- the thiL gene encoding thiamine-phosphate kinase encodes MGTAPGEFEIIRDFFASAPQGEGVTLGIGDDCALLQVPAEGQLATSMDTLVAGRHFPADADPSAIAARALRVNLSDLAAMNARPLWFTLALTLPHSDAAWLQKFASGLLQTAAQFGISLVGGDTTAGPLSITIQVIGQTSRALRRDGAGPGDSVYVSGPLGAAAAALPVILGEQKVLDATRQQVERAYYFPEPQFATAAAISELASSALDISDGLLADLAHICKSSQVSADIHLERLPVAPLAQTLAGERALAMAAGGGDDYQLCFTVPQEKVEALEKLDLPATAIGTLASGDAQVCCWKNGKPWRAPSMGYRHF; translated from the coding sequence ATGGGAACTGCGCCCGGCGAATTTGAAATTATCCGTGACTTCTTTGCCTCTGCGCCACAAGGGGAAGGGGTAACCCTGGGGATTGGCGATGACTGTGCTCTGTTACAGGTACCTGCCGAGGGCCAGTTGGCTACCTCCATGGATACGCTGGTGGCGGGCCGGCATTTTCCCGCCGACGCTGACCCCTCGGCTATAGCGGCTCGCGCGCTGCGGGTTAACCTCAGTGACCTGGCCGCTATGAATGCACGCCCATTGTGGTTTACCTTGGCGTTGACCCTGCCGCACAGTGACGCCGCCTGGCTACAAAAATTCGCCAGTGGCCTGTTGCAAACTGCAGCGCAGTTTGGCATTTCCCTGGTGGGCGGTGATACCACGGCCGGTCCTCTGTCGATTACTATCCAGGTAATTGGCCAAACCAGTCGGGCCTTGCGTCGGGATGGTGCCGGCCCCGGCGATTCAGTCTATGTCAGCGGCCCGCTGGGAGCGGCGGCGGCTGCACTGCCAGTGATTCTTGGTGAGCAGAAGGTGCTAGACGCAACGCGGCAGCAGGTCGAGCGCGCCTATTATTTCCCCGAGCCGCAGTTTGCCACTGCGGCAGCGATTTCCGAACTGGCTAGCAGCGCCCTGGATATATCCGATGGCCTGCTGGCGGATCTCGCTCATATTTGTAAATCCAGCCAAGTGAGTGCGGATATCCATTTGGAGCGCCTGCCTGTTGCACCTTTGGCGCAGACACTTGCCGGAGAAAGGGCGCTGGCAATGGCCGCCGGTGGTGGTGATGATTACCAGTTGTGTTTTACTGTGCCGCAAGAAAAAGTGGAAGCATTGGAAAAACTGGATTTGCCCGCAACCGCTATTGGCACCCTGGCAAGCGGCGACGCACAAGTGTGTTGCTGGAAGAATGGAAAGCCCTGGCGTGCCCCCTCAATGGGCTACCGACATTTTTGA
- a CDS encoding phosphatidylglycerophosphatase A, translating into MSGQNPTFPQLLRDPTMLLAFGFGSGLAPKAPGTFGTLAAIPFWWLMQGLSPAWYLGIVILTGLLGCYLCGAAAKKLGVHDHGGIVWDEMVGYWLTMFLAPAGWGWALYGFVLFRLFDIAKPPPINWADRQVRGGVGIMLDDILAAVYAGLVLQLTAWILGA; encoded by the coding sequence ATGAGCGGACAGAATCCCACTTTTCCCCAGCTCCTGCGTGACCCAACCATGTTACTGGCCTTTGGGTTTGGCTCCGGGCTCGCCCCTAAGGCGCCGGGCACTTTTGGCACTTTGGCCGCCATCCCCTTTTGGTGGCTGATGCAGGGGCTGTCTCCAGCCTGGTACCTGGGTATCGTTATCCTGACCGGTTTACTGGGTTGTTATCTATGTGGCGCGGCAGCCAAGAAGCTGGGTGTGCATGACCACGGTGGCATTGTCTGGGATGAGATGGTGGGTTACTGGCTCACTATGTTTTTGGCTCCGGCTGGCTGGGGCTGGGCTCTGTATGGCTTTGTGCTTTTCCGCCTGTTTGACATCGCTAAACCTCCCCCCATTAACTGGGCTGATAGGCAAGTGCGAGGTGGCGTTGGGATTATGCTCGACGATATACTGGCCGCCGTTTACGCGGGGTTGGTACTGCAGCTGACCGCCTGGATACTGGGAGCCTAG
- a CDS encoding TIGR02281 family clan AA aspartic protease, with amino-acid sequence MRSYILFFLGLLITVDANAQQVQLKGLFGNSALLEIDGRQRILKSGDESPEGVSLLEATTSYARISVAGREQKLTLNAPIAASYVRAEKAKVRLSADSRGHYSTDAWVNGMRVPMMVDTGATNIAINYPTARRLGLNLSTARKVPVATANGMTSAYLINLSSVTIGGIKLHNVAATVHSDDFPRVVLLGNSFLGRVDMEQQSGVLILRARN; translated from the coding sequence ATGCGCAGTTACATACTCTTTTTTCTTGGTTTACTGATTACCGTTGATGCAAATGCGCAGCAGGTGCAACTGAAAGGCCTGTTCGGCAATAGTGCTCTGCTGGAAATCGATGGCCGTCAACGGATTTTAAAAAGCGGTGATGAGTCACCCGAAGGTGTCTCCCTTCTAGAGGCGACTACCAGCTATGCCCGTATTAGTGTTGCCGGGCGTGAACAGAAGCTCACCCTCAATGCGCCAATAGCTGCCAGCTATGTCCGTGCTGAAAAGGCGAAAGTGCGTCTTTCCGCAGATAGCCGTGGTCACTACAGTACAGATGCCTGGGTGAACGGTATGCGGGTGCCGATGATGGTGGATACAGGGGCAACCAATATCGCTATCAATTATCCCACCGCACGGCGCCTTGGCTTGAACCTCAGCACAGCCAGGAAAGTGCCTGTTGCCACGGCAAACGGTATGACAAGCGCTTACCTGATTAACCTCAGCAGTGTCACAATCGGTGGGATTAAACTGCACAATGTTGCAGCTACAGTGCACTCTGATGACTTTCCCCGTGTCGTTCTCCTGGGAAACAGTTTTCTCGGTCGGGTAGATATGGAACAGCAGAGCGGCGTGTTGATATTGCGCGCCCGGAACTGA
- the ribA gene encoding GTP cyclohydrolase II, whose protein sequence is MTIRYVESSKLPTSWGMFEMHGFEEVKTGKEHVVLTMGDFDTEEPLLARIHSECLTGDALFSLRCDCGAQLQHAMHRIAMEGRGAIFYLRQEGRGIGLLNKIRAYHLQDCGADTVEANEQLGFGADMRDYSILKAMIEHLGIHAIRLMTNNPRKVKALQDLGIEVSERLPHQSGRNPHNAKYLSTKKGKLGHLFENGDEDEGEEK, encoded by the coding sequence TTGACCATTCGATATGTAGAGTCCTCAAAGCTGCCCACCTCCTGGGGAATGTTTGAGATGCACGGCTTCGAGGAAGTGAAAACCGGCAAAGAGCATGTGGTGCTCACCATGGGGGATTTTGATACCGAAGAGCCTCTGTTGGCCCGTATTCACTCAGAGTGCCTGACAGGGGATGCTCTCTTTTCGCTGCGCTGCGATTGTGGTGCCCAGTTACAGCACGCGATGCACCGTATAGCTATGGAGGGGCGTGGAGCTATTTTCTATCTTCGGCAGGAAGGTCGCGGTATTGGTTTGTTAAATAAGATTCGCGCATATCATTTGCAGGATTGCGGTGCGGATACCGTGGAAGCTAATGAACAGCTCGGCTTCGGAGCTGACATGCGTGATTACTCCATTCTCAAGGCAATGATTGAGCACCTGGGTATTCATGCTATTCGCCTGATGACCAATAACCCGCGCAAAGTGAAAGCGTTGCAGGATTTGGGAATCGAGGTTTCTGAGCGTTTACCGCACCAATCCGGGCGCAATCCGCACAATGCCAAGTATCTCTCTACCAAGAAAGGTAAGCTTGGGCACCTGTTTGAGAATGGGGATGAAGATGAGGGGGAAGAGAAATAA
- a CDS encoding amidohydrolase family protein, with translation MKQALLAAAAAIFFSSSALAGTTVIHAGTLLAVPGEKPLKEQSVVIENGKITAVSPGYVNRDGAEVIDLKDSFVMPGLMDMHVHLQTELGPRNDSEALKMSMPLTQMRSQMFAMRILKSGFTTVRDAGNSGEEMYAMRDAINKGWVNGPRIIAAGGVGITGGHADISGVSPELMGLHDEKTRTLCNGPYDCRRATRHAIKYGADLIKITSTGGVLTDRATGTGQQMEMDELKEVVQAAQRMGRKVASHAHQEEGIIAALEAGVDSIEHGTYAGPRAHKLFKETGAYLVPTLLAGDTVVQLAKNTDVLSEAQKEKAIRVGTDMRGNFRKAVNAGVKIAFGTDSGVSKHGINAREAVLMSEAGMDNMAILQSATINAADLIDMSDSLGTLEAGKHADIIATEGSPLESIEELLDVDFVMKGGKIFKD, from the coding sequence ATGAAACAGGCCCTTCTCGCCGCCGCTGCAGCGATCTTTTTTTCCTCAAGTGCACTGGCAGGAACCACCGTTATCCACGCAGGCACACTGCTGGCAGTTCCCGGCGAAAAACCGTTGAAAGAACAAAGTGTCGTTATCGAAAACGGCAAAATCACCGCTGTGAGCCCAGGCTATGTGAATAGAGATGGTGCTGAGGTCATTGATCTTAAAGACAGCTTTGTAATGCCCGGACTGATGGATATGCACGTCCACCTGCAAACTGAGCTGGGCCCGAGGAATGATTCTGAAGCGCTCAAAATGTCCATGCCGCTCACCCAGATGCGCTCACAAATGTTTGCCATGCGTATCCTCAAGTCCGGTTTTACCACCGTGCGCGATGCCGGCAACAGTGGTGAAGAGATGTATGCAATGCGCGATGCTATTAACAAGGGGTGGGTGAATGGCCCCCGTATTATTGCTGCCGGTGGTGTTGGTATTACCGGAGGCCACGCCGACATCAGTGGCGTCAGTCCAGAATTAATGGGGCTGCACGATGAAAAAACCAGAACCCTATGCAATGGCCCCTACGACTGCCGCCGTGCGACCCGCCATGCCATCAAGTACGGTGCCGACCTGATCAAGATCACTTCTACTGGCGGTGTACTTACCGATCGCGCCACAGGCACCGGCCAGCAGATGGAAATGGATGAACTCAAAGAAGTGGTACAGGCTGCCCAACGCATGGGGCGTAAAGTTGCCAGCCATGCACACCAAGAAGAAGGCATTATCGCCGCATTGGAAGCCGGTGTAGACAGTATTGAACACGGCACCTACGCAGGTCCCCGAGCACATAAACTGTTCAAAGAAACCGGCGCCTACCTGGTACCCACCCTGCTTGCCGGGGATACCGTTGTGCAGCTGGCTAAAAATACCGATGTTTTATCCGAGGCCCAAAAAGAAAAAGCCATTCGGGTAGGCACCGACATGCGCGGTAATTTCCGCAAAGCGGTGAATGCCGGAGTAAAAATCGCCTTCGGTACCGACTCCGGCGTCTCCAAGCATGGCATAAATGCCCGTGAAGCAGTCCTGATGAGTGAAGCCGGTATGGACAATATGGCCATTTTGCAATCAGCCACGATCAATGCCGCAGACCTGATCGATATGAGCGATTCACTGGGCACCCTCGAAGCCGGTAAACACGCCGATATTATCGCTACCGAAGGTTCGCCCCTCGAGAGTATTGAAGAACTGCTGGATGTGGATTTTGTGATGAAAGGGGGCAAAATCTTTAAAGACTAA